In the Hordeum vulgare subsp. vulgare chromosome 7H, MorexV3_pseudomolecules_assembly, whole genome shotgun sequence genome, one interval contains:
- the LOC123411992 gene encoding sodium/calcium exchanger NCL2-like, which yields MPPPRTLVVLVLVLAVIVVGGGVAAHGRLLASGGLPGQGSASDAAVLRLPSAGRLGGEAEEGGCEMTYGFLPCTETAGGNLFLALAYGFLMFKSATYLSAGSELLLEILGPGIVGGLFLPILGALPDALLILVSGLSGTKEVAQSQVLIGMGLLAGSTIMLLTILWGSCVIVGKCDLSENSTTVDSQDTKAFSLLGSGVSTDLQTSYAARIMAISVLPFIVVQIPQILKLQSGHRLTLLLGLIVAVLLLLTYCLYQIFQPWIQRRKLEYSRLKHVMSGLLKHAQMHTFGHLIDDDGTPNVSVIEKLFHKIDLDNDGMIGRGELQAFIVGVNFEDIELDSNLAADQVMADFDRSRNSSIEKGEFVDGVLRWLEEAKRVVAGSGAYSKKFMDDFHITTGEEHNALLDKHEEDDESIENPTWTCFKAISLLLLGTAMAAAFADPLVDAVHNFSSATSIPSFFISFIAMPLATNSSEAVSAIIFASRKKQRTLSLTFSEVYGGVTMNNTLCLAVFLALVYIRGLTWDFSSEVLVIFLVCVIMGLFTSFRTMFPLWTCFVAFLLYPLSLILVYILDYKFGWS from the exons ATGCCGCCGCCGCGCAccctcgtcgtcctcgtcctcgtcctcgccgtcatcgtcgtcggcggcggcgtcgCGGCCCATGGCCGCCTCCTCGCCTCCGGCGGCCTCCCGGGGCAGGGGAGCGCGTCCGACGCCGCCGTGCTCCGCCTCCCGTCGGCGGGGCGGCTGGGCGGGGAGGCTGAGGAGGGCGGGTGCGAGATGACCTACGGCTTCCTGCCGTGCACGGAGACGGCGGGGGGCAACCTCTTCCTCGCGCTCGCCTACGGCTTCCTCATGTTCAAGTCCGCCACCTACCTCTCCGCCGGCAGCGAGCTGCTGCTCGAGATCCTCGGCCCGGGGATCGTCGGCGGCCTCTTCCTCCCCATCCTCGGCGCGCTGCCAGACGCCCTGCTAATCCTCg TTTCTGGCCTCTCTGGCACTAAGGAGGTTGCTCAAAGTCAGGTTTTGATCGGAATGGGCCTGCTGGCGGGATCGACGATCATGCTTTTGACCATACTTTGGGGATCTTGTGTTATTGTCGGTAAATGTGATCTGTCAGAGAATTCAACTACAGTTGATTCCCAAGATACCAAAGCCTTCAGTCTTTTGG GCTCTGGTGTTTCAACTGATTTGCAGACCAGCTATGCAGCAAGAATCATGGCAATATCTGTTCTCCCCTTTATTGTTGTTCAGATACCACAAATTCTGAAGCTCCAATCTGGTCATCGCTTAACTCTACTGCTTGGGCTTATAGTTGCAGTGCTACTTCTGCTTACTTATTGCCTATACCAG ATCTTTCAGCCATGGATCCAGAGGAGAAAATTAGAATATTCAAGACTGAAGCATGTAATGTCTGGGCTTCTGAAACATGCTCAAATGCATACTTTTGGTCACCTTATTGATGATGATGGCACACCAAATGTTTCTGTCATAGAGAA GTTATTTCACAAAATTGATCTGGACAATGATGGAATGATAGGGCGTGGTGAACTACAAGCTTTCATTGTTGGTGTGAATTTTGAAGATATTGAGTTGGATAGTAACCTAGCTGCAGACCAAGTCATGGCTGACTTTGATAGGTCTCGGAATAGTTCCATTGAAAAGGGAGAATTCGTTGATGGCGTCCTTAGATGGCTGGAAGAAGCTAAGCGTGTTGTTGCTGGTTCTGGTGCCTACTCAAAAAAGTTTATGGATGATTTTCACATT ACAACAGGGGAAGAGCATAATGCACTGCTTGACAAGCATGAAGAGGATGATGAATCTATTGAAAATCCAACCTGGACATGCTTCAAGGCTATTTCACTTTTGCTTCTCGGAACTGCAATGGCAGCTGCATTTGCAGACCCACTTGTTGATGCTGTGCACAACTTTTCAAGTGCTACCAGTATACCGTCTTTTTTCATTTCCTTCATTGCGATGCCCTTGGCTACCAATTCCAGTGAGGCTGTCTCAGCAATTATCTTTGCCAGCCGAAAGAAGCAACGCACTCTGTCTCTGACATTCTCAGAG GTGTACGGTGGAGTGACCATGAACAACACGCTCTGCCTGGCCGTGTTCCTGGCTCTCGTCTACATCAGGGGCTTAACTTGGGACTTCTCATCGGAGGTCCTCGTCATCTTCCTCGTCTGTGTCATAATGGGACTCTTCACCAGCTTCCGGACCATGTTCCCCCTGTGGACGTGCTTCGTCGCATTCCTTCTGTACCCGCTGTCGCTGATCTTGGTTTACATCCTCGACTACAAGTTTGGCTGGTCGTAA
- the LOC123410983 gene encoding uncharacterized protein LOC123410983: MLHLRKIFLSASHVPTPSLPPLFPLHRLLAATAPASPEPFAVEDYLATTCGLSRPKARKASKKLAHLKSSSKIDAVLAFLAALDISPSGAAAIVAADPQFLCADVELNLAKRVAELTGLGLKRSQIARLIPLAGASFRTASLGPNLAFWLPVFGSFERLLRAMKVNGGILAADLEKVGKPNLALLQQCGISVRDFSDTYLTRVLTRLPEYVQNAVLYIDKLGVPQDSPMFRYALMAFAFQSQEKIDRKMGILEMLGWSQDDVLTAVRKMPSMLTMSEERMQTTVNFLTRDVGLEIPYIARRPVLVMYSYERRLLPRHSLLNILNAKGLLYPELDFYTVITLTEKKFLYKYVHPYEKSIPGLAATYASYCAEKVPDEVST, encoded by the coding sequence ATGCTCCATCTCCGGAAGATCTTCCTCTCCGCATCTCATGTCCCGACACCCTCCCTCCCCCCCCTCTTcccgctccaccgcctcctcgccgccaccgCACCCGCTTCCCCAGAGCCGTTCGCCGTCGAGGACTACCTCGCCACCACCTGCGGCCTCTCCCGGCCCAAGGCGCGCAAGGCGTCCAAGAAGCTCGCCCACCTCAAGTCCTCCTCCAAGATCGACGCCGTCCTCGCCTTCCTCGCCGCGCTCGACATCTCCCCCTCAGGCGCCGCCGCCATCGTCGCCGCCGACCCGCAGTTCCTCTGCGCCGATGTGGAGCTGAACCTGGCCAAGCGCGTCGCCGAGCTCACGGGCCTCGGCCTCAAGCGCTCCCAGATCGCGCGCCTCATCCCGCTCGCCGGCGCCTCCTTCCGCACCGCCTCCCTCGGCCCCAACCTCGCCTTCTGGCTCCCGGTCTTCGGCTCCTTCGAGAGGCTCCTCAGGGCCATGAAGGTGAACGGCGGCATCCTCGCAGCGGACCTCGAGAAGGTCGGTAAGCCCAACCTGGCCCTTCTCCAGCAATGCGGGATAAGCGTCCGAGATTTTTCAGATACATACCTTACCCGGGTGCTCACTAGGCTCCCCGAGTACGTCCAGAATGCCGTGCTGTACATCGACAAGCTTGGCGTGCCCCAGGATTCCCCAATGTTTCGCTATGCGCTCATGGCGTTTGCGTTTCAGAGCCAGGAGAAAATTGACCGGAAAATGGGGATCCTTGAAATGCTTGGTTGGTCACAGGATGATGTGTTGACCGCTGTGAGGAAGATGCCGAGTATGCTCACCATGTCCGAGGAAAGGATGCAGACAACTGTGAATTTCTTGACAAGGGATGTTGGGCTGGAGATACCCTATATTGCTCGAAGGCCAGTGCTGGTCATGTATAGCTATGAGCGCCGGTTGCTGCCACGGCATTCCTTGCTAAATATTCTCAACGCCAAGGGTTTGCTTTATCCTGAGCTTGACTTCTATACTGTTATCACGCTGACTGAGAAGAAGTTTCTGTACAAGTATGTGCATCCTTATGAGAAGAGTATTCCAGGCCTTGCTGCGACTTATGCATCTTACTGTGCTGAGAAGGTGCCGGATGAAGTTTCTACCTGA